One Brassica napus cultivar Da-Ae chromosome C2, Da-Ae, whole genome shotgun sequence DNA window includes the following coding sequences:
- the LOC106379238 gene encoding TATA-box-binding protein 1 — MSDDELQGSTDPVDLSNHPSGLVPTLQNIVSTVNLDCKLDLKEIALKARNAEYNPKRFAAVIMRIREPKTTALIFASGRMVCTGAKTECFSKLAARKYARIVQKLGFDARFKDFKIQNIVASCDVKFPIRLEILAVSVHRDFLSYEPEMFPGLIYRMREPKIVLLVFVSGKIVITGAKKREDTFRAFENIYPVLTQFKKICIHR, encoded by the coding sequence ATGAGCGATGACGAATTGCAAGGGAGTACTGATCCAGTGGACCTTAGCAATCATCCTTCAGGGCTAGTCCCCACGCTCCAAAACATCGTCTCGACGGTTAACTTGGACTGCAAGCTAGACCTAAAAGAGATAGCTTTGAAAGCACGTAACGCCGAATACAACCCTAAACGTTTTGCCGCCGTGATCATGAGGATAAGGGAACCAAAAACAACAGCACTGATCTTCGCCTCGGGGAGAATGGTCTGTACTGGAGCCAAGACCGAGTGCTTCTCCAAGCTGGCTGCTAGAAAGTACGCTCGCATAGTTCAGAAACTTGGGTTCGACGCAAGGTTCAAAGACTTCAAGATCCAGAACATTGTAGCTTCTTGTGATGTGAAGTTCCCTATAAGGCTTGAGATTCTTGCCGTCTCTGTTCACCGCGACTTCTTGAGCTACGAGCCGGAGATGTTTCCAGGACTCATTTATAGGATGAGAGAACCAAAGATTGTGCTACTGGTCTTTGTGTCTGGGAAGATTGTTATCACTGGAGCCAAGAAGAGAGAGGACACTTTCAGAGCCTTTGAGAATATATACCCGGTGCTCACACAGTTCAAGAAGATATGCATTCATAGGTAG
- the LOC106379237 gene encoding zinc finger protein GIS2-like yields MKTHDFMNVESFSPKVRPIRLFGFEFGTSQEESESSESINEANTTNNNKDKRFKCHYCSRKFPTSQALGGHQNAHKRERQQTKRFHLHSNAAAFFHRNQYHFAASRFFEDHFSLEAARINDARLGLLRRYNSSKSFYDHDRRSYQTRPTYGGGGGDGKSRHDLFYESKTNVTDHVSLDLRL; encoded by the coding sequence ATGAAGACTCATGACTTCATGAACGTTGAGTCTTTCTCTCCCAAGGTTAGACCGATTCGCCTTTTCGGCTTCGAGTTTGgaacttctcaagaagaatctgAATCCAGTGAAAGCATCAACGAAGCCAATACCACTAACAACAACAAAGACAAGAGGTTCAAGTGCCACTATTGCAGCCGGAAGTTTCCTACTTCACAAGCCCTAGGCGGCCATCAAAACGCCCACAAGAGAGAACGTCAACAAACCAAACGCTTCCACCTCCATTCAAACGCAGCCGCTTTTTTCCACCGCAACCAATACCACTTTGCTGCTTCTAGGTTCTTCGAGGATCATTTTAGCCTTGAAGCTGCTCGCATCAATGACGCAAGATTAGGGTTGTTGCGTAGGTATAACTCATCAAAAAGTTTTTATGATCATGACCGTAGATCTTACCAGACTAGACCGACgtacggtggtggtggtggtgatggtaAGAGCAGGCATGATTTATTTTACGAGTCCAAAACGAATGTAACGGACCACGTGAGTTTGGATCTACGCCTCTAG